A single region of the Synechococcus sp. HK05 genome encodes:
- a CDS encoding GIVxVP protein, which translates to MGINRTAKGIVLVPCLLLGAAFLAAAVWGDEAAAANQRLALILGCALMGGGLLAQWIPEAAPERDQPAPKD; encoded by the coding sequence ATGGGCATCAACCGCACCGCCAAAGGCATCGTGCTGGTGCCGTGCCTGCTGCTCGGTGCTGCCTTTCTGGCGGCCGCGGTGTGGGGGGATGAAGCGGCCGCCGCCAACCAGCGGCTGGCCCTCATCCTGGGGTGCGCACTGATGGGGGGCGGCCTGCTGGCCCAGTGGATCCCAGAAGCAGCGCCGGAGCGGGATCAACCCGCTCCCAAAGACTGA